One stretch of Podospora pseudoanserina strain CBS 124.78 chromosome 4, whole genome shotgun sequence DNA includes these proteins:
- a CDS encoding hypothetical protein (COG:T; EggNog:ENOG503NWTU): MSPTRGQTIVSTFASIFLFALLAFTQLVTALPSSSHGSQKRAVGDKYLIGVGKADITGPVVEINFAGYADTAQTGTGLRQRLYARAFIIGEVSNPANRFVYLVLDTMSGDTAVRRGILEGIAAQGTGYSMYKAGNVAVTGTHSHSGPGAWFNYLLPQITSLGFDKQSYKAIVDGAILAVKRAHEGLQEGYLDFGTTRIEDANINRSLYSYLANPAAERAQYGDDSVEKIMTLLRFQRASDGKNIGVLTWFPVHPTSMQGNNTHVTGDNKGLAAYYFERSVRGDSAVAEGFVAGFSQANMGDSSPNVLGAWCDDGSGQMCDFETSTCADGKSQACRARGPAFEKLDLGVASCEIIAQRQFDGAKSLYTSLASSSTPVTGASVRSFHYFQDMRYYTFPLANGTLVQTCPAALGHSFAAGTSDWPGAFDFTQGDSGAPNNPFWSVVGGLLKAPSPQQKACQQPKPVLLNVGEMDVPYAWSPNIMDIQSFRVGQFIIVVSPVEVTTMAGRRWKAAVKNAAASELSLGTEPYVVLGGPANTYSHYLTTPEEYQIQRYEGASTLFGQWALPAFVNLTLRGLPYLSSSSSSQPTFGSPAPPDNRENSLSFITGVAFDAEPIGKKFGAVLTQPAASYTRGQAVSVRFQGANPRNNLRLEGTYAAVEKQVNGQWTRVLSDEDWKLVYTWKRTNWALGHSEVTITWETSATEDSAGTYRVRYHGDSKPLIGSIKAFEGVSNSFTLS, encoded by the exons ATGTCGCCAACCAGAGGACAGACTATTGTGTCCACGTTTGCCAGCATTTTCCTGTTCGCTCTTCTTGCCTTCACGCAGCTAGTTAccgccctccccagcagcagtcatGGCTCCCAAAAACGAGCAGTCGGCGACAAGTATCTTATTGGTGTGGGCAAAGCAGATATCACCGGTCCGGTGGTAGAGATCAACTTTGCTGGTTACGCCGACACAGCTCAAACTGGTACTGGTCTCCGCCAACGATTGTACGCTCGCGCGTTCATCATCGGGGAGGTGtccaaccccgccaaccGGTTTGTTTACCTTGTTCTGGATACCATGTCTGGCGATACCGCCGTCCGCCGTGGGATTTTGGAGGGCATCGCTGCCCAAGGGACGGGGTACAGCATGTACAAAGCCGGCAATGTGGCTGTTACCGGCACACATTCACATTCTGGTCCCGGAGCCTGGTTCAACTACTTGCTCCCCCAAATCACGAGCTTGGGTTTCGACAAGCAGAGTTACAAGGCTATCGTCGACGGCGCCATTTTGGCTGTCAAGCGGGCGCACGAGGGCCTTCAGGAGGGTTACCTCGACTTTGGCACCACCAGAATCGAAGACGCAAACATCAACCGGAGTTTGTACTCGTACTTGGCCAACCCTGCCGCGGAACGGGCTCAGTATGGGGATGACAGTGTGGAAAAGATTATGACGTTGTTGAGGTTCCAGAGGGCGTCGGATGGGAAGAATATCGGGGTGTTGACTTGGTTTCCGGTCCATCCTACTTCAATGCAGGGGAATAATACCCATGTGACAGGGGATAACAAGGGGTTGGCGGCTTATTATTTTGAGAGGAGCGTGAGGGGTGACAGTGCGGTTGCCGAAGGGTTTGTGGCTGGGTTTTCGCAGGCAAATATGGGGGATTCGTCGCCGAATGTGTTGGGCGCTTGGTGTGATGATGGGTCCGGGCAGATGTGCGATTTTGAGACGAGTACGTGTGCGGATGGGAAGAGCCAGGCTTGTCGGGCGAGGGGACCGGCGTTTGAGAAGttggatttgggggtggcGAGCTGTGAGATTATTGCGCAGAGGCAGTTTGATGGGGCTAAGAGTCTCTAT ACTTCTCTTGCTTCTTCATCGACTCCTGTCACAGGCGCCTCGGTCCGCTCGTTCCACTACTTCCAGGATATGCGCTACTACACCTTTCCCCTTGCCAACGGCACTCTCGTGCAAACCTGCCCTGCTGCGTTGGGACACTCCTTTGCTGCCGGCACGTCTGACTGGCCCGGCGCATTTGACTTCACCCAGGGCGACTCCGGTGCGCCCAACAACCCGTTCTGGTCTGTTGTCGGTGGTTTGCTCAAGGCGCCTTCTCCCCAACAGAAGGCCTGCCAACAGCCCAAGCCTGTCCTCCTCAACGTAGGCGAGATGGACGTCCCCTATGCCTGGAGCCCCAACATTATGGATATTCAATCTTTCCGTGTGGGGCAGTTCATCATCGTTGTCTCCCCTGTCGAAgtcaccaccatggctggCAGAAGGTGGAAGGCTGCTGTGAAGAACGCGGCTGCTTCTGAGCTGTCCTTGGGAACCGAACCCTACGTCGTATTGGGAGGTCCAGCAAACACTTACTCCCACTACTTGACAACCCCAGAGGAGTACCAGATCCAGCGATACGAAGGAGCTTCGACTCTCTTTGGTCAGTGGGCGCTCCCCGCATTtgtcaacctcaccctccgcGGCCTGCCGTATCTCTCGTCGtcttccagctcccagcCAACTTTCGGctctccagcacccccagACAACCGCGAAAACTCGCTCAGCTTCATCACTGGCGTCGCGTTTGACGCCGAGCCCATCGGGAAGAAGTTCGGGGCCGTCCTCACTCAGCCTGCTGCGTCGTACACCCGCGGTCAGGCGGTGAGTGTTCGATTCCAGGGTGCGAACCCGAGGAATAACTTGAGACTTGAGGGGACGTATGCCGCGGTGGAGAAGCAGGTCAATGGGCAGTGGACGAGGGTGCTgagtgatgaggattggAAGCTGGTGTATACTTGGAAGAGGACGAACTGGGCTTTGGGGCACAGCGAGGTGACGATTACCTGGGAGACGAGCGCGACAGAGGACAGTGCGGGGACGTATAGGGTGAGGTATCATGGTGATTCGAAGCCGTTGATTGGGAGTATTAAGGCTTTTGAGGGGGTGTCGAATAGTTTTACGCTGAGTTGA